The following coding sequences are from one Halorubrum sp. BOL3-1 window:
- a CDS encoding aspartate/glutamate racemase family protein, with amino-acid sequence MQTIGILGGMAPESTLEYYRQIIDASHDRGWVKRYPRTVIHSLNFEEFYEPLSNGEDGVVLGVLLDGIESLANAGADFAILASNTPHQFFDQLTEESPIPLVSIVTATAAAATAEGYERVGVLGTLFTMNGQFYPEGFDAHGLDVVTPPADEKEWTHRKIFGELTNGRHTAETKQGLIDIIRAMAERSDIDAVALACTELPLILDPDELPVPALNTTALHARYAFDKATDDDG; translated from the coding sequence ATGCAAACGATAGGAATTCTCGGAGGGATGGCTCCGGAGTCCACCCTCGAGTACTACCGCCAGATAATCGACGCCAGCCACGACCGGGGATGGGTCAAGCGGTACCCCCGAACGGTCATCCACTCGCTGAACTTCGAAGAGTTCTACGAACCGCTCTCAAACGGCGAGGACGGAGTGGTACTCGGAGTGTTACTGGACGGAATCGAGTCTCTCGCCAATGCGGGCGCCGACTTCGCCATCCTCGCTTCGAACACGCCGCATCAATTCTTCGATCAGCTGACGGAGGAATCTCCGATCCCGCTCGTGAGCATCGTGACTGCGACGGCGGCAGCGGCGACCGCCGAGGGATACGAACGGGTCGGTGTTCTGGGGACCCTGTTTACGATGAACGGCCAGTTTTACCCCGAGGGGTTCGACGCCCACGGGCTCGACGTGGTCACGCCCCCCGCGGACGAAAAAGAGTGGACGCATCGAAAGATATTCGGAGAACTGACCAACGGCCGGCACACCGCCGAGACGAAACAGGGATTGATCGACATCATTCGTGCGATGGCTGAACGTAGCGACATCGACGCCGTAGCGCTCGCCTGTACGGAGCTACCCCTGATCTTGGACCCCGATGAGTTGCCGGTCCCCGCCCTCAACACGACCGCTCTCCACGCCCGCTACGCGTTTGATAAGGCGACGGAC
- a CDS encoding L-aspartate oxidase produces MSERQPIDDEPVEYGREDVSVLVVGAGAAGARAAIELAQRGVDDVLVLGKRGHGDAHTTWARGGINGALGTHDPEDSPAIHAADTLNEGHFVNDPAKVETVTAQMPERLRELDEWGMEYSRTEDGGIDQRFFGAQSFRRTAFAGDHTGESMLNALVDRAQELSVPYRENVMITKLVSDGDTAYGAVGYDMDTGKFVLFNAGTVVLAAGGHAAVYGRHTSRDDENNGDGAALAFDAGASLMDMEFMQFHPTGMAVDESDPEWEPWSGRLVTEAVRGEGGRLFNAEGERFMERYSPDQMELDARDVVARAIAQEVAEGRGTENGGVYLDISHRDADFIRERLPRMYERFQDLGVDMAAEAVEVAPTSHYGMGGVAVDDSGETDVDGLFAIGETMAGVHGANRLGGNSLAETVAYGVVAGERIVDRVDGPGSVPDDLRESLVEPHLRDLRAMADRDGDHDVDAVLADLRELMWDHAGILRDESSLREGLARLADVRERAGDLRVGPVTSESFEFAVDLGFMTVATEAVLRGALEREESRGAHHRTDFPDRDVDWRRNVYFEAADVGGMALRTEPVDEPSEAVQAALDEGHELDYHQLE; encoded by the coding sequence ATGAGCGAACGGCAACCGATCGACGACGAACCGGTCGAGTACGGCCGCGAGGACGTTTCCGTCCTCGTCGTCGGCGCCGGTGCGGCGGGCGCCCGGGCCGCGATCGAACTCGCACAGCGGGGCGTCGACGACGTGTTGGTGCTCGGCAAGCGGGGCCACGGCGACGCGCACACGACGTGGGCTCGCGGCGGGATCAACGGCGCGCTCGGGACGCACGACCCCGAGGACTCGCCGGCGATCCACGCGGCCGACACCCTCAACGAGGGCCACTTCGTCAACGACCCGGCGAAAGTCGAGACCGTGACCGCACAGATGCCGGAGCGCCTCCGCGAACTCGACGAGTGGGGGATGGAGTACTCGCGCACCGAAGACGGCGGAATCGACCAGCGCTTCTTCGGTGCCCAGTCGTTCCGACGGACGGCCTTCGCCGGCGACCACACGGGCGAGTCGATGCTGAACGCCCTCGTCGACCGGGCGCAGGAGCTGTCCGTCCCGTACCGCGAGAACGTGATGATCACGAAGCTCGTCTCCGACGGCGACACGGCCTACGGCGCCGTCGGCTACGACATGGACACGGGGAAGTTCGTCCTGTTCAACGCGGGGACCGTCGTCCTCGCCGCCGGCGGTCACGCGGCGGTCTACGGCCGGCACACCTCTCGCGACGACGAGAACAACGGCGACGGCGCGGCGCTGGCGTTCGACGCCGGGGCGTCGCTGATGGACATGGAGTTCATGCAGTTCCACCCCACCGGGATGGCCGTCGACGAGAGCGACCCCGAGTGGGAGCCGTGGAGCGGCCGCCTCGTGACCGAGGCGGTCCGGGGCGAGGGCGGTCGCCTGTTCAACGCCGAAGGCGAGCGGTTCATGGAGCGCTACTCGCCGGACCAGATGGAGTTGGACGCCCGCGACGTGGTCGCTCGGGCGATCGCGCAGGAGGTCGCCGAGGGACGCGGTACCGAGAACGGCGGCGTCTACCTCGACATCTCTCACCGGGACGCCGACTTCATCCGGGAGCGCCTCCCCCGGATGTACGAGCGGTTCCAAGACCTCGGCGTGGACATGGCCGCGGAAGCGGTCGAGGTGGCGCCGACCTCCCACTACGGGATGGGCGGCGTCGCCGTCGACGACTCCGGCGAGACCGACGTGGACGGGCTGTTCGCGATCGGCGAGACGATGGCGGGCGTCCACGGTGCGAACCGGCTCGGCGGCAACTCGCTGGCCGAAACCGTCGCGTACGGCGTCGTCGCCGGCGAGCGGATCGTCGACCGCGTCGACGGGCCGGGAAGCGTGCCCGACGACCTCCGCGAGAGCCTCGTCGAGCCGCACCTCCGCGACCTGCGCGCGATGGCCGACCGCGACGGCGACCACGACGTGGACGCGGTGCTCGCCGACCTGCGAGAACTGATGTGGGACCACGCCGGGATCCTCCGCGACGAGTCGTCGCTCCGGGAGGGGCTCGCCCGCCTCGCCGACGTTCGCGAGCGCGCGGGCGACCTGCGCGTCGGTCCGGTCACGAGCGAGTCGTTCGAGTTCGCCGTCGACCTCGGCTTCATGACGGTCGCCACCGAGGCGGTGCTCCGCGGCGCGCTCGAACGCGAGGAGTCCCGCGGCGCCCACCACCGCACCGACTTCCCCGACCGCGACGTCGACTGGCGGCGCAACGTCTACTTCGAGGCGGCCGACGTCGGGGGGATGGCGCTCCGGACCGAACCGGTCGACGAGCCGAGCGAGGCGGTTCAGGCCGCCCTCGACGAGGGCCACGAACTCGACTACCACCAGTTGGAGTAA
- a CDS encoding YkgJ family cysteine cluster protein, translated as MDLRCEGCAGCCVDWRPLAPEVTDSDRTGSRPPLDDVYDLAPLTRDEVAGFVDDDLADALTPRLFEPGERDDSVRIDGVDLAAVDDRPVFVVGLRKPPKPVAPVGTDEPRWLDACVFLDPTTLQCRIHGDDRYPRTCATYPGHNLELGAETECERVEAAGGGDRLLDDEPPADLPAPAFGPQALGATVFAYPDPDDLDGVVVRLRDGEPTADDRARFAGAAAGSHPGSLSVDSDRMADARERAREADSWVGNAVREWTERAGGDGDRVDATATPLDRLVRELEDDAGAPGTPGWN; from the coding sequence ATGGACCTCCGCTGTGAGGGGTGTGCCGGCTGCTGTGTCGACTGGCGTCCGCTGGCGCCCGAAGTCACGGACTCCGACCGCACCGGCTCCCGCCCCCCGCTCGACGACGTCTACGACCTCGCGCCGCTCACCCGCGACGAGGTCGCCGGATTCGTCGACGACGATCTCGCTGACGCCCTGACTCCGAGACTGTTCGAACCGGGCGAGCGCGACGACAGCGTCCGGATCGACGGGGTCGACCTCGCCGCCGTCGACGACCGCCCCGTCTTCGTCGTCGGACTGCGGAAACCCCCGAAGCCGGTCGCGCCGGTCGGGACCGACGAGCCGCGCTGGCTCGACGCCTGCGTCTTCCTCGACCCGACGACGCTCCAGTGTCGGATCCACGGCGACGACCGCTACCCGCGCACCTGCGCGACGTACCCCGGGCACAACCTCGAACTCGGCGCCGAGACCGAGTGCGAGCGCGTCGAGGCCGCCGGGGGCGGCGACCGTCTCCTCGACGACGAGCCGCCCGCGGACCTCCCGGCGCCGGCGTTCGGCCCGCAGGCGCTCGGCGCGACCGTGTTCGCGTACCCCGACCCCGACGACCTCGACGGCGTCGTCGTCCGACTCCGCGACGGCGAGCCAACGGCCGACGACCGGGCGCGCTTCGCCGGCGCCGCCGCCGGCTCTCACCCGGGATCGCTGTCGGTCGACTCGGACCGGATGGCCGACGCTCGGGAGCGCGCCCGGGAAGCGGACTCGTGGGTCGGGAACGCGGTCCGCGAGTGGACCGAACGGGCCGGCGGTGACGGGGACCGCGTCGACGCGACGGCGACCCCCCTCGATCGATTGGTGCGCGAGCTGGAGGACGACGCGGGCGCGCCCGGCACGCCGGGCTGGAACTGA